The following DNA comes from Vicinamibacterales bacterium.
ATGGACGAGGTGATGGCACCGCCGGCGCTCGACACCCCTTCGGGCGATCCGCTCGACGCCGAGCGCCGCAGCGTCACCGGCATGAAGAAGGTCGCGCTGATGGTGCTCGGCACGGCAATGGACACGTACCGCGAGAAGCTCGCCGACGAGCAGGAAGTGCTGCTCGCCGCCGCCGACATTCTGATCGATACCTACGCGTCGGAGAGTGCCGTCCTCAGGGCGGTGCAGGGGGACGGCCCGCTGCACGAGGCGGCCGCACGCATCTACGTAGCCGACGCGGCGTCGCGCGTTGAAGCGGCGGCGAAGACCGCGCTGGCGGCGATGGCGGACGGGGACGCCTTGCGGATCCGGCTGGCGGCGCTGCGGCGCCTGCTGAAACCGGCGCCGATCAATACTATCGTCCTGCGGCGCCTGCTGGCGGACGCGACGGTGGAACGGCGCAGCTATCTGTTCTGAGCAGCCCTAAAGGGCTGCGCTACGTATGCACGTGGGGCACATGGTCAACGGGGGGCACGAGGGGATGCGGCCACGTAGCGCAGCCCTTCAGGGCTGCACACGCTCCGCGCCCAGCTCAACCGCGCGTCATACAATTGCCATCTAATCCAAAAGTATAATGACCCGTTCTGAGCCATGTGGATCGTTCGTATAGCGCTGAATCGCCCTTACACGTTCGTCGTGATGGCGATCGCGATCCTCTTCGTCGGCCCGCTCGCCATCATGCGGACCCCGACCGACATCTTCCCCAACATCAACATCCCCGTCGTCACGGCGGTGTGGCAGTACAGCGGCATGTCGGCCGACGAGATGGCCAACCGGATCGTCTCCGGCTTCGAGCGGGGCCTGACGACGACGGTCAACGACATCGAGCACATCGAGTCGCAGACGCTGCGCGGCATCTCGGTCGTCAAGATCTTCTTTCAGCCGGGCACCAAGACGGAGGCGGCGGTCGCACAGATTACGTCGATCTCGCAGTCGGCGGTGCGCTCCGACCCGCCGGGGACGAACCCGCCGTTCATCATCACGTATAACGCGTCGAGCGTGCCGGTCCTGCAGCTCGGGCTCTCGGGCCAGGGCCTCTCCGAGCAGCAGCTCTACGACATCGGCGTCAACTATCTGCGCGTGCAGCTGGCGACGGTGCAGGGCGCGTCGATCCCGAACCCCTACGGCGGCAAGCAGGCGCAGGTTCAGATCGATCTCGATCCCGAGGCGCTCAAGTCGACGGGGCTGACGCCGGTCGACGTCGTCAACGCCGTCGCCAACCAGAACCTGATCCTGCCGGGCGGCACGTCGAAGATCGGCGGCACCGAGTACGACGTCCGCATGCACGGCAGCCCCGACACCGTCGAGGAGCTGAACGACCTGCCGGTGCGGACGGGGGACACGCCGATCTACATCCGCGACGTCGCCCACGTCCGCAACGGCTATCCGCCGCAGACCAACATCATCCGCGTCAACGGCCAGCGCGCGACGATGGTCTCGATCATGAAGACGGGCTCGGCCTCGACGCTCGACATCATCGACAACGTCAAGGCGCAGCTGCCGACGATCGCCGCCAGCCTGCCGCCGACGCTCGAGATCCGCAAGATGGCGGACCAGTCGGTGTTCGTGCGCGCCTCGATCCAGGGAGTCATCCGCGAGGCGGTCGTCGCCGCCGCCCTGACCGCGATCATGATCCTGGTCTTCCTCGGCAGCTGGCGCAGCACGATCATCATCGCGGTCTCGATTCCGCTGTCGATCCTGACGTCGATCATCGTGCTGAGCGCGCTCGGCGAGACGATCAACATCATGACGCTCGGCGGCCTGGCCCTCGCGGTCGGCATCCTGGTCGACGACGCGACGGTGGCGATCGAGAACATCAACACCCACCTCGAAGCCGGCAAGGAGCTGGAACCGTCGATTCTCGACGGCGCCCAGCAGATCGCGATCCCGGCGTTCGTGTCGACGCTGTGCATCTGCATCGTCTTCGTGCCGATGTTCTTCCTCACCGGCGTGGCGCGCTACCTGTTCGTGCCGATGGCGGAAGCGGTGGTCTTCGCGATGCTCGCCTCGTACGTGCTGTCGCGGACGCTGGTGCCGACGATGGCGAAGTACCTGCTCAAGGCGCACCAGGAGCACGGCCACGCCGTGTCGCGCAACCCGTTCGTGCGCGCGCAGCAGGCGCTCGACCACGGCTTCGTCTACCTGCGCGACGCCTACCGGCGGACACTCGCCGCCTGTCTGACACGGCGCGGCCTGTTCGCGGCGGCGTTCCTCGCGCTCTGCGGGCTGTCGTTCCTGCTGGTGCCGTGGGTCGGGCAGGACTTCTTCCCGGCCGTCGACAGCGGTCAGTTCAAGCTGCACCTCCGGGCGCCGACCGGCACCCGCATCGAGGAGACGGCGCTCCTCTGCGATCAGGTCGACGAGGCGATCCGCGATGTCGTCCCGAAGAAGCAGCTCGAGAGCCTGGTCGACAACGTCGGGCTGCCCTACAGCGGTCTCAACCTCTCATACTCGAACTCGGCGCCGATCGGCGCCGGCGACGCCGACATCATGGTGGCGCTCGCCGAGGATCACGAACCGACGGCGAAGTACATCCACGATCTCCGCGTCGAGCTCAACCGCCGCTTCCCCGGCGTCCAGTTCTCCTTCATCCCGTCCGACATCGTCAGCCAGATCCTCAGCTTCGGGCTGCCGGCGCCGATCGACGTGCAGGTGATCGGGCGCAACCAGGACGCCAACCGCAAATTCGCGGGCGATCTCGCGGCGAAGATGACGCGGGTGCCGGGGATCGTCGACCTGCGCGTCCACCAGGTCGCCAACGAACCGGCGCTCGAAGTGGACGTCGACCGCACGCAGGCGGCGCAGCTCGGGCTGACCCAGCGCGACGTCGCCAACAACCTGCTCGTCTCGCTGAGCGGCAGCGGCCAGACGTCGCCGACGTTCTGGCTGAATCCCACGAGCGGCATCAGCTACGCGATCAGTACGATGACGCCGCAGTACCGAATGGACTCGCTGAACGACCTGAACACGATTCCGATCACCGCCGGTGAAGGCATGCAGCCGCTGCTCGAGAGCGTGGCGACGGTCCATCGCGAAGCAGGCCCCGCCGTCGTCTCGCACTACAACGTGCAGCCGGTCATCGACATCTACGGCTCGGTGCAGGGACGCGACCTGGGCGGCGTCGCCAAGGACATCCAGCCGATTATCGACGCGGCGCAGAAGACGCTGCCGCGCGGATCGTCGATCGTCGTCCGCGGGACGATCGAGACGATGCGGACGTCGTTTCTCGGGCTGCTCGCCGGTCTGGCGCTCGCCATCGTGCTCGTCTACCTGCTGATCGTCGTGAACTTCCAGTCGTGGCTCGATCCGTTCATCATCATTTCCGCGCTGCCGGCGGCGCTCGCCGGCATCGTCTGGATGCTGTTCCTGTCACACACGACGCTGAGCGTGCCGGCGCTCACCGGAGCGATAATGTGCATGGGCGTGGCGACCGCAAACAGCATTCTCGTCGTGAGCTTCGCGAAGGACGAACTGGAGCGCGGGCAGTCGGCCTTCGACGCGGCGCTCGAGGCCGGCTTCGGCCGCTTCCGTCCGGTGTTGATGACGGCGCTCGCGATGATCATCGGCATGGTGCCGATGGCGCTCGGCTTCGGCGAAGGCGGCGAGCAGAACGCGCCGCTCGGCCGCGCCGTCATCGGCGGCCTGTCGCTGGCGACCGTCGCGACGCTGTTCTTCGTGCCGGCGGTGTTCGCGCTGCTGCACCGGCACACCCGCGTCGCGCGGACGGAGGTGGCGTCGTGAGCGCTGTCGCACCCGAGACCGCGCCGCGCCGCTCATCGCGCGGGGCGCTGATTGCCGTCGTCGTGATCGTCGCGGCTGCGGCGATGTCGGCGGCGTGGGGCATCAGCTCACGCGAGAAGGCGCTCACCGATCTCACCAAGGAGACGCACGACGCGGC
Coding sequences within:
- a CDS encoding efflux RND transporter permease subunit is translated as MWIVRIALNRPYTFVVMAIAILFVGPLAIMRTPTDIFPNINIPVVTAVWQYSGMSADEMANRIVSGFERGLTTTVNDIEHIESQTLRGISVVKIFFQPGTKTEAAVAQITSISQSAVRSDPPGTNPPFIITYNASSVPVLQLGLSGQGLSEQQLYDIGVNYLRVQLATVQGASIPNPYGGKQAQVQIDLDPEALKSTGLTPVDVVNAVANQNLILPGGTSKIGGTEYDVRMHGSPDTVEELNDLPVRTGDTPIYIRDVAHVRNGYPPQTNIIRVNGQRATMVSIMKTGSASTLDIIDNVKAQLPTIAASLPPTLEIRKMADQSVFVRASIQGVIREAVVAAALTAIMILVFLGSWRSTIIIAVSIPLSILTSIIVLSALGETINIMTLGGLALAVGILVDDATVAIENINTHLEAGKELEPSILDGAQQIAIPAFVSTLCICIVFVPMFFLTGVARYLFVPMAEAVVFAMLASYVLSRTLVPTMAKYLLKAHQEHGHAVSRNPFVRAQQALDHGFVYLRDAYRRTLAACLTRRGLFAAAFLALCGLSFLLVPWVGQDFFPAVDSGQFKLHLRAPTGTRIEETALLCDQVDEAIRDVVPKKQLESLVDNVGLPYSGLNLSYSNSAPIGAGDADIMVALAEDHEPTAKYIHDLRVELNRRFPGVQFSFIPSDIVSQILSFGLPAPIDVQVIGRNQDANRKFAGDLAAKMTRVPGIVDLRVHQVANEPALEVDVDRTQAAQLGLTQRDVANNLLVSLSGSGQTSPTFWLNPTSGISYAISTMTPQYRMDSLNDLNTIPITAGEGMQPLLESVATVHREAGPAVVSHYNVQPVIDIYGSVQGRDLGGVAKDIQPIIDAAQKTLPRGSSIVVRGTIETMRTSFLGLLAGLALAIVLVYLLIVVNFQSWLDPFIIISALPAALAGIVWMLFLSHTTLSVPALTGAIMCMGVATANSILVVSFAKDELERGQSAFDAALEAGFGRFRPVLMTALAMIIGMVPMALGFGEGGEQNAPLGRAVIGGLSLATVATLFFVPAVFALLHRHTRVARTEVAS